The genomic stretch CGCGAATTGACGTGCGTCTAGAATGAACATACATGGCTATTCCATGCCGCCTCTGCTTGTAAACATTTGTTTCCAGTGATCCACATGTTTCAGGGCAGGAAAATTGGACAGCTCCCACAATATAACTATGAACAACAAGGCAACCAAATAGTTGATACTAATCATCATTTTTATTTCTTTCTAGCGCATCCAACGTGGATTGCACTGCAAGGCATCTTTACAGTAAATTATCAAGATATGAAAGGAACCAGTTATTCTTTTATCAGCCTGAAGCCCTATACATTAGTATATGAAACCTTTTGCTAACTAATCATTTCTTTTCTCGTATATTTCTTAGCTGGAGAAAACTTCCCTAAATTACAGTGTGGTCCACTTACGACAACCCAAAAATCCTCCTTCCGACCAAAGATCGACGCGCCAGTTAGCTGAAGAATCTGCTGTTTACCCCAGCCCTGTACAGCAGCACAGACTCGGGGCCACACGCAGAGATCTTAACCTCAGTGTATGCAGGAACGAAGAAAACATCACCTTCCTTTGCCTTTTCTCCACCTGACATAGAATCCAACTGAATCTCGCCTTCCCCGGTCATTACGAGAAATACGGATGGTCCTGGTACCGGGGATATGACAAGCAGTTCACCTGGAGGAACCAAGCAGCAATCGACCTCAAACTCGTTAAATGGTGGCGTGTAGCGCCTTACGTGTGGCTGCACAGGAACTCCGCGCAAAATTTCTGGGAAGGCctgaattaaaaaaaaaagagacacAGCAGACCAATTAAAGAAAATCACAAAATCATGACAGTGGCATGGAACTAATTGGTCTCTTGCTAGATTACTTTGCTTGATTAGAAAAATCTAGGTATCTAGGATTTTTCACTAACTTTTAACACCAAAGAGAATATGAACCTTTGTACTAACTTGTAAGGTTCATCATAAGACAAATGATCCATGGATAACACTTTAACAGTGCACTGAATTCTGAAGCATTTGCTCACTGCGAGCATAGTAAACAAGAGAGAGGTACTTGCCAAGTAAAGAACTTATGGAACAAGTAAATATAAACGAAGAAATATACTGTATATGAGAATTGAGAAACAATAGTAACAATGACACTCACCTGTTTGTATGTTAGCATTGAGCAGAGAGTTTGCACATCTCTGTATTTAGGTGTCAAACCAGCACGTACAACGTTGTCTGAAGTGGCCATAATTTCAATGCATTCCCCAGAGAGGTATGCATGcggttcatttggaccaatataAAGCGCTTCACCAGGACTGAGCTTCACATAGTTAAAGAAAAGTGCTGCTAGAACTCCAACATCGTCTTGATATTGTCTCTCCAGGGACAAAACCAGCTGTTCTTTGTCTGTTAAGTTCCTAATCTGAATAGAGCAAGACATTGTTATTCAAGACACAATTGATGGCTTCTGAATCGTTGTTCATCagttttttacaaaaaaaaaatgccaaGGTGTGGATGGTACATTAGATGATATACTGATATAACATGTTCTTTTTGGAGAGAAAGGAGCCTATTTGTTCAGTTGCTTATCAGTTATCGCCATTCAGGTATCTTTTTGAACCAGAAGAAATTGCACTGGACATGTACATTTGAATTGTTGCAAATACCAACCTATACAAATACCAACCATACTTCTAAAATAGGGCACTTTACTACTTATAGATTCAATTTAGTGCATTATTGACATTTGAGATCTGCTTGTAAAATTTTGCTGTGccaaacccaaaaaaaaaaggtgatgAAATATCAACTTCAAAAGATTAGCTGGCCATAAGACAAAATAGGAAATGCATAGGTGCTCCAGTGCAAATTTGTCTGTACTGCAACAGAGAAACAAAAAGGATAATGCATGCATATAAAAATGGCAACATGGGGAGCTTGTAGCATGGAAACTTTCTAGCTTTCAATCATTTACTATCTGTTAGTAGCAAATGCTTGCAGTTTCTAGTGTCCcaaatgaaaatgaaaacaTTTAAAATTGGAGGCTTTGTGATCAACGATAACCACTTTTTTAGGAAGCATCGTGCTAGTTAATATCTGTTAATTAGCGTTGCAAGCAACAGATCACCTTGTAAGCTACGTGCAAGCTTAGCATTATCTCATCTTTACATTATCTCCAAAGTTCACACTTATAGTGTAATTGTGCACTCATTTGAGACAACAGCTCTTCCATGCCTCTTGGGAGTAGTGTTGCAACAATCCACAAGCCAAATTTCCTTTGCTTACCAAAATGAGAAGTCTTAATTTTCCAATGAACTTTGCCAATTCATCTCCAGGTGAGCTACCATCTCTCTTACAACTATAACAATAAAAAATGGTTCTAGTCAATATTCTTCTGCTCATCATGCTCATTGGTGCACTGGGTATCCTGAAGGGtacatatctttttttttctttttgaacaCAATGAAGGGTGCATATCTAGTCTATCTCAAACCTTGTACATACCAATCCCAACATACAACCCTCTGTGTTGTCCAACTATAATATCTATAATGATTACCTTCTCCTTAACCATCCATAAGCTGCAGCAAGCCACAGATCAGACATCTCAAGGTATGACCTCACCTACAGGACCATTTCAGAAATGGGAAAGCATTGGAGCAAGCAAACACTAGAAGTATTTAAGGGGCTAATATGTTTAATTGTTTTTTACTATGTTGCAATCTCTATAGCTTAATAGCTCTAGAGTGGTATAGAAACCAAGGAACCAGACCCAACATATCTAAAAAACTTTTTCATCATTTAAAAAGATAAGATCTTTTCAAGGCACATGGCTCAAGAAAAAGTAAGTCCTATCATAAACGAAGAACCAGAGAGACAAATTTGGTAGCAACATCCAGGATGTGAGTTTTTTTGGCTTGTGTTGAGTTAGGCGTCAAATGTAGCCTGCTACCATGACCTCTACACAGCTCGAGTCCGAAATGTTTCCCAAGGGTGGGGGAGTGTTATGGGGTTCAGCTAAGGTACCTAGGGCCCATAGGATTAATTTAGAGGGATTGGAccaactagagatatgattagATATGGGTGAATTATAGATAGGATTAGATATGTTTTGTTAGGATTTGATTGGACCTTCCTTAggtggtcagaaatcctctacatATAAAGGGAGGTGATGTATTAGGGAAGCAAGAAATGCAGAAGAATTAATCACCAAGTCCCCAATACTCTAGTCCCCCTCCAAGCCGACTTTGCCCAGCTATTTTCCTGGCAATGTTTACCATAATGATCTAAGGATCATAACCTAGTTCTAGAGTGGTATAAAAACCAAGAAACTAGACGCCGCATATCCTAAACAACTTTTTCATCATTTTCAAAAATAAGATCTTCTCAAGGCAAACGTCTTAAGAAAAAAGTAAGTCCATCATAAATAAACAACCAGAGATTGAAATTTGATAGCAACATTCAGGATCTGACAATAAAATGTATTAGTTATTATAACTGATGTCACAACAAAGAACAAACTGTAGAAGCTCGTAGCAATTATAGGCCAAGATTATCTCTCACCTTGCTGTCAGTATTCAGGCGACTGATCAGTTTTGCAACTGCTTCAGAAACCATGTCTTTACTTGCTGTCATTAGCTTAGCAAAAGCTGATCGCAAACTGGACTTTACTTCACTAACCCCATCATACTCCTTCATGTTCATCAGCTTGCCAGTATCTTCATGCCCAATTAGGCCTTCAATTTCAGGAACTGTCCTCAGGACATCCTTGAGCTCCTTCAGAATGGTAAAAATGATATGTTATTTTAGATGTAACTGTTTGTGTTTTCCAGACTAGAAGGTCAAATAAAATAGAACGTGTTTCCTCTTTAAGAAAGATCAATAAAAAACAAAAGGAGTGAGCATAAAATGGTCGCTCTATAACGAATAAGCTTGTTGCAGCTGGCTCTTTTCCTGGTATAATCAATCACTTATAGGATATATTTAATCTAGTATTCATTAAAAAAACATTCACAATGGACTACGAAATGAAAGATATTCAACACCTGATGATAATGACGATAAGATAAATTTTCTTTTGCAAAGCATAAAAAACAGAGCTATGAGAAAACCAAATATTATGTAATGATGACAAGATTCCTAAATGACCCTGCCTGTATTCTCTACAGTTTAAATTTACACTCATGGCCTCCAGCCCTACACTGAAATAATAAAAACTGTGCCCCAGGGCTGGCTGCTTTTCAATAGAGCATGCATGTTTGCGCAAAGTGACGGCAGGTAGTGAATGAATGTATATAGGTACAAAGAACCAAAGCTCAATTTTATGGTTCATGCCTATAAGTACTTTTATGGTTTATCTCAGAAAAAGCTCAATTTTGTTATTCCTTAGTACAGTCAACTTTTAGACAAAAGTACAGGGGAGGGCAGCTATTACCTGTCAACATATTTTATCTCTAAATCATTCGCTTTTTTCTAACTGCTGGATTGAAACTGAGCAGTCCTTATTCGCACATTTCTCCTTATTCTACCATGCTTTCCTGCAACATGTATTTAGTTTCTCTACTTCGAACATTGTTTCTCTTAGACTGGAACATTACAGATGGGCCAAAAAAactttcatcaaataaatagaATTTCTCAAATAAAAAGTAGCATTTTGTCCAATATTTTTCCCGTCTAGCAACGACATGTCCAAATATATATCATAAAAATGTGATTTCAGAAGAAGACAAAAAAAATATGACTGTTGTCCTGCAAATTATGCCATGACAGTTACGTGGGATAATCCTAAGAAGTTAGTTCCATGTCAATCTGCTTTTCCAACTTGAGAAAGCCGACAAAATTGACATATCGGTGCACATTATTTGTTTCAATCATTTGTTTCATTTCATTATTTGTTTCATTTCTTTCCTATAACCCATTAAACAAATTTTCTTGTGTCAGCTACTCACCAGAAATTTTCTTATGTCCAGTACTAGCAACTTAAGGTATCAGAATTATTGTTACAGCTGCACATCAAGAATACATATACCAAACCATAACGTCTCCTAACTAATTTATTCACGAGACCTCAAATTATAGACTTCCTTTATCTTAGGTCTCAGGCTCTCAGCCAACCAAACATCAAACAGAGAGAAAGAAATCATTACAGTTAAGCAGATCAAAACCAAGCGCGTTGTAGGCTTAGGCAGTTGTAGGTTTTTAGAATAACAAGTTGGTGCCAAATTAGTTGGTGCCAAATTTGAAGAAGCAAACACGTACTTTCCTTTCGTATTTTCATGTGCATTTGAACTTGCTAGCCGATGGTTCAACGACAAACAGTTGGCTGAGAAAACAAATAAAGAAAAACTCGGCGACCAAGAGCAGGAAAAAAAAACGGTTACCTCAATAGGGGCAAAGCCGCAAAGCGCCCGGAACTCCGTGAAGGCGATGGCCATCTCCGGCTTGTGATTGTCGTCCTTGTAGGTGGACGGCCGCAGCGCGTGCAGCACCTCGGCGAGTTTCTTGTCCGGGTGCGCCTGGATCGAGAGCGCTTTGGCCACCGACAGCACCTGCAACCGCAAACGGGTAGCCGAGTCAACCAGCCAGCGTTCGAGACGGCAATAAGAACGCGAAGCAAGCAACGACCCAACCCAAGGCACGGAACCGTTCGTCCACGGCCCAGTCGTAGTACCTTGAAGAGGAATGGGAGGTCGCCTCCCCAGCGCGCGGCGACGGCGGGGCCGAGCGCGTCGGGGTTCCGCGCGAGCCAGTCCCTGAGGAGCGCGCCGTCGCCGAGGAGCGTGGAGGGGCCGGACGGGTGAGTGCCCATCCAGAGCTCGGCGTAGGGGCGAGCCGGGTCGGGGTTCTGGTCGGCGAGGCGCGCGACGAGGGAGGCGGCTCCGTGCTGGCCCCACTCGTAGTGCTGCACCGCGCAGCGCAGCCGCAGCAGCCTTTGCGGCGGCGCCGGGGAGGCCTcgggctccggctccggctccggctccggcggagCAAGCGCTGGTGGGTCCTCCATTTGGGCGGGGATTTGAGCTAGGCTTGACGACGGTTGGAGGGAGGGGGGGGGAGGAGCGTTTGGATTTTAAAGGGGAGGGAAGAGGAGGCCGCGGGCGGGTGGCGGCGGCACAACACAAAGGGGGAACCGGGGAAGACGACTCGCCCGATGCGTGAATTGACCGCGTCAGTTGTCTTCCGTTCCGAAAGTCCCGAGCGAGTGATGCGTTGGCTACTAGGCTGTGCCTGTGAGTGTGATGGGCCCCGCCGGGGTGGGGACCACTTTGCCTTCTCCTTTTCTTAAATACAGTATAAATCGCTTTTCCTGCTTCAGATCGATCTTTATACTTGTCAATATAGATATTCGTATTTATATCATGTTATAAATTTTAGATTAGTACTTGAATCcagtttttatgatttttatatttGATTCTAGATCCAtattcaaaaaataatataagatatttgattttaTTGTATCGTGAAGAAAATATCATCTAAAAGTTATATTTATGACTAAATAACAACAATAAATGATAATTATTTAAATATAACTTAGTTCAAAATATTTAAAAGTTGTCTCATAAAGGATAAATTgaatttattataatttaaaatatttaaaacttATACGTATGATATTTTCTATATTATTAATTAATGATATGTAAAGGTCTAGTTTAATTAACTTTGGTATGACTAATCGTATAaaatttaagtaatttagtttatttgtatatttatgatgtttaTATATTTAAATTTATTATTAGTGACTTTTAAATATTTATCTACACTTctattgttatttatatatttGATTATTGAAATAATTATTAATATGTATATGTTGTTTTTTATAGTTGTCTTTATCTTATATAGTCATATTTTAAGTCCCTACGTACATATTGATATTATTCTACTATAGAACTATTAATAAGTAAATCTAAATATTATATTCAAAATCAAGTAAACATCTAAGTGCGAATTTGAATTTGAGATCTTCATTTTGTATCCAATCTGATAATATTTGTATCCGCATTgaaattcaaataaaaatatgatacatATAGTGAATCTAATCTGAATCATCCCTATTCCTAGTCATTTTCAAATAGACCCTTGTAAAAAATAGGCATTTGGCTATTTCTTGACTAGCTCTGTTTTTTCATCCACGACTCATACGGAGACGCACAAAGCTTTTTTCCTAGATGGATGAACCATTTTTAGAAGTGAACTATTGTCTTTTATATTTTCCTAGcaaaaatgcccgtgcgttgcaacgggaggaaAAAAACTATCAAATCTATCTATATCTTTATTACCTAATTGTATATATAATAACAAACAGGCAAAAATGTTTTTCTTCCTTGGTGGCCTCACCTTCCTCGCCTTAGGTTAGCTACAAGACCCAGTGCGCACCTCTTGCATCCATCCACCTGGAGCCACGACTTGCATGGAGGAGACCCATGCTCTCGTCTACCCAGTGCCACAATGAGTCGCGCTGCCGCCATAGGCTCAGGAGCTCGCCAGACGTTGCTGAGgtgtatatattatatatacgaGCCTATTTAGTTCCCCACACCATTCTGCAAAATGAAACTAAACACCatctaaaatttttggcaaaatagtTGTCATTTTGAATTTTGGCCTCAAAAGccaaaaaagtcaaaaaaaAATAGCTTCATATATTTTGGACCCTAAAATTTTTAGCATTTTGGATAGAACTAAACAcattcataaaaaaatatattttgtattttgtatttcaCGGGGAATTAAATACAATCTTaatcaaaagaaaaataaata from Sorghum bicolor cultivar BTx623 chromosome 3, Sorghum_bicolor_NCBIv3, whole genome shotgun sequence encodes the following:
- the LOC110433293 gene encoding mannose-6-phosphate isomerase 1-like isoform X1, which produces MEDPPALAPPEPEPEPEPEASPAPPQRLLRLRCAVQHYEWGQHGAASLVARLADQNPDPARPYAELWMGTHPSGPSTLLGDGALLRDWLARNPDALGPAVAARWGGDLPFLFKVLSVAKALSIQAHPDKKLAEVLHALRPSTYKDDNHKPEMAIAFTEFRALCGFAPIEELKDVLRTVPEIEGLIGHEDTGKLMNMKEYDGVSEVKSSLRSAFAKLMTASKDMVSEAVAKLISRLNTDSKVRSYLEMSDLWLAAAYGWLRRSCKRDGSSPGDELAKFIGKLRLLILIRNLTDKEQLVLSLERQYQDDVGVLAALFFNYVKLSPGEALYIGPNEPHAYLSGECIEIMATSDNVVRAGLTPKYRDVQTLCSMLTYKQAFPEILRGVPVQPHVRRYTPPFNEFEVDCCLVPPGELLVISPVPGPSVFLVMTGEGEIQLDSMSGGEKAKEGDVFFVPAYTEVKISACGPESVLLYRAGVNSRFFS
- the LOC110433293 gene encoding mannose-6-phosphate isomerase 1-like isoform X2; the protein is MEDPPALAPPEPEPEPEPEASPAPPQRLLRLRCAVQHYEWGQHGAASLVARLADQNPDPARPYAELWMGTHPSGPSTLLGDGALLRDWLARNPDALGPAVAARWGGDLPFLFKVLSVAKALSIQAHPDKKLAEVLHALRPSTYKDDNHKPEMAIAFTEFRALCGFAPIEELKDVLRTVPEIEGLIGHEDTGKLMNMKEYDGVSEVKSSLRSAFAKLMTASKDMVSEAVAKLISRLNTDSKVRSYLEMSDLWLAAAYGWLRRSCKRDGSSPGDELAKFIGKLRLLILIRNLTDKEQLVLSLERQYQDDVGVLAALFFNYVKLSPGEALYIGPNEPHAYLSGECIEIMATSDNVVRAGLTPKYRDVQTLCSMLTYKQAFPEILRGVPVQPHVRRYTPPFNEFEVDCCLVPPGGEKAKEGDVFFVPAYTEVKISACGPESVLLYRAGVNSRFFS
- the LOC110433293 gene encoding mannose-6-phosphate isomerase 1-like isoform X3, with amino-acid sequence MEDPPALAPPEPEPEPEPEASPAPPQRLLRLRCAVQHYEWGQHGAASLVARLADQNPDPARPYAELWMGTHPSGPSTLLGDGALLRDWLARNPDALGPAVAARWGGDLPFLFKVLSVAKALSIQAHPDKKLAEVLHALRPSTYKDDNHKPEMAIAFTEFRALCGFAPIEELKDVLRTVPEIEGLIGHEDTGKLMNMKEYDGVSEVKSSLRSAFAKLMTASKDMVSEAVAKLISRLNTDSKIRNLTDKEQLVLSLERQYQDDVGVLAALFFNYVKLSPGEALYIGPNEPHAYLSGECIEIMATSDNVVRAGLTPKYRDVQTLCSMLTYKQAFPEILRGVPVQPHVRRYTPPFNEFEVDCCLVPPGELLVISPVPGPSVFLVMTGEGEIQLDSMSGGEKAKEGDVFFVPAYTEVKISACGPESVLLYRAGVNSRFFS